One Oryza sativa Japonica Group chromosome 8, ASM3414082v1 DNA window includes the following coding sequences:
- the LOC4345690 gene encoding chorismate mutase 2, cytosolic: protein MAAAMILSCRYLLICSATLALLLLRLCSGLSLDTVREFLTREEDTVVFGLIERAKHPRNTPAYDPGYLAGGGHGHDASFAEMFVRESEAVQAKAGRYQSLQEIPFFPFRVPFTLAPPYNFTTELYSAAALVNVNDAIWSMYFNELLPLLAKNGDDGNYAATVSSDLVCLQALSRRINYGRYVAEVKFIGDQQNYTTLIRNKDTDALMKLLTSEAQEDVVKRRVQKKAMVFGQNVTLDGPVETGNSNSSQTSFKVDPSLVYKLYDKWVIPLTKQVEVEYLLHRLD, encoded by the exons atggcggcggcgatgattCTCTCCTGCAGGTATCTGCTCATCTGCAGCGCGACGcttgcgctgctgctgctgcgactgTGCAGCGGGCTGAGCCTGGACACGGTGAGGGAGTTCCTCACGAGGGAGGAGGACACCGTCGTGTTCGGCCTCATCGAGCGGGCCAAGCACCCGCGCAACACGCCGGCCTACGACCCCGgctacctcgccggcggcggccatggccacGACGCCTCTTTCGCCGAGATGTTCGTGCGCGAGTCCGAGGCGGTTCAGGCCAAG GCAGGAAGGTACCAAAGCCTGCAGGAGATTCCTTTCTTCCCTTTCAGAGTGCCTTTCACATTGGCACCTCCATATAACTTCACAACC GAGCTGTATTCTGCAGCCGCATTAGTTAATGTGAATGATGCCATATGGAGCATGTATTTCAATGAGTTGCTCCCTCTCCTGGCCAAGAATGGCGATGATGGCAACTATGCTGCAACTGTTTCATCAGATCTTGTATGTCTGCAG GCACTCTCAAGAAGGATCAACTATGGGAGGTATGTGGCAGAAGTGAAGTTCATAGGCGACCAGCAGAACTACACAACTTTAATTCGTAACAAG GACACGGATGCCCTGATGAAATTGTTGACATCTGAAGCCCAGGAAGATGTGGtgaagagaagggttcagaAGAAGGCCATGGTGTTCGGTCAAAATGTGACATTGGATGGACCAGTTGAAACTGGCAACAGCAACAGTAGCCAAACAAGTTTCAAAGTTGATCCTTCATTAGTGTATAAACTGTATGACAAATGGGTGATTCCATTGACTAAACAAGTGGAGGTCGAGTACCTGCTCCATCGTCTTGATTGA
- the LOC4345693 gene encoding uncharacterized protein isoform X1 has translation MEFARRATAPVDADDGCGVPHPSPRVQVTMDALRRELWEEGIRQEVIAAEIAEQRELEAKVQRDTGLLCDVPSRLSVSFQPVRGDTFPSPHGELWLGGPMAMPAGASMFRVPVKDRIEEWYRPPWDRTADEENASFNAAKMRRKVSSGVKRKRGADTFQMNNKKICVPRSCDGIQVNTQ, from the exons ATGGAGTTCGCTCGCCGAGCCACCGCCCcggtcgacgccgacgacggctgcggcGTTCCCCACCCGTCCCCGCGCG TGCAGGTGACGATGGACGCGCTCCGCCGGGAGCTCTGGGAGGAGGGCATTCGTCAGGAGGTCATTGCTGCTGAAATTGCTGAGCAGAGAGAACTGGAGGCCAAGGTCCAGCGCGATACTGGATTGCTCTGTGATGTGCCCTCGCGATTGTCCGTCAGCTTCCAGCCGGTCCGCGGTGACACATTCCCTTCGCCTCATGGTGAGCTTTGGTTAGGAGGACCGATGGCAATGCCTGCAGGAGCATCCATGTTTAGAGTGCCTGTGAAAGATCGGATCGAGGAATGGTATCGACCTCCATGGGATAGGACAGCAGATGAAGAGAATGCATCTTTTAATGCG GCCAAGATGCGTAGAAAGGTGTCATCTGGAGTGAAGAGGAAAAGGGGTGCAGATACTTTCCAGAtgaacaacaaaaaaatatgtgtgcCAAGGAGCTGTGATGGAATCCAAGTGAATACACAATGA
- the LOC4345693 gene encoding uncharacterized protein isoform X2, whose protein sequence is MEFARRATAPVDADDGCGVPHPSPRVQVTMDALRRELWEEGIRQEVIAAEIAEQRELEAKVQRDTGLLCDVPSRLSVSFQPVRGDTFPSPHGELWLGGPMAMPAGASMFRVPVKDRIEEWYRPPWDRTADEENASFNALYKEATRISLNDHICCLVCWQLKLNGKQYN, encoded by the exons ATGGAGTTCGCTCGCCGAGCCACCGCCCcggtcgacgccgacgacggctgcggcGTTCCCCACCCGTCCCCGCGCG TGCAGGTGACGATGGACGCGCTCCGCCGGGAGCTCTGGGAGGAGGGCATTCGTCAGGAGGTCATTGCTGCTGAAATTGCTGAGCAGAGAGAACTGGAGGCCAAGGTCCAGCGCGATACTGGATTGCTCTGTGATGTGCCCTCGCGATTGTCCGTCAGCTTCCAGCCGGTCCGCGGTGACACATTCCCTTCGCCTCATGGTGAGCTTTGGTTAGGAGGACCGATGGCAATGCCTGCAGGAGCATCCATGTTTAGAGTGCCTGTGAAAGATCGGATCGAGGAATGGTATCGACCTCCATGGGATAGGACAGCAGATGAAGAGAATGCATCTTTTAATGCG CTCTACAAGGAAGCTACACGTATCAGTCTCAACGATCACATATGTTGCCTGGTTTGTTGGCAGTTGAAATTGAATGGAAAACAATATAACTAG
- the LOC4345694 gene encoding AUGMIN subunit 8, translating into MDAVKTEGRKAAGTVDCALRQPLVPPEKNIAAPAGRRREVASRFKSGGTPAPQAAASSVRRCTSPSLSRASAAEGTASTNRAQSAERRRSSTPSSSSTPSGGGGGAASRPRTPVRVAAATEVHGISRRAASTKPPDGLWASARSVPPLLQKESMAMATSAKKRHKLADGSSSDQTKVQARNVTETERKRSPLRGRNIGNQCENARPSETPNKRVVEQHRWPAAMMGGRGSAVLTSRSNGVANTPIRSVTPSNPTRGLSPRRICPAEVKANGLNQPLNGLAKRLATHESRREDKTESGSDVSSQTSENSKAATRPSRTLSSPVLHRSSSPNKVLSAASPASTAFQSPLRTRPSAPCRSRCCSTSQSGVAPLVFNYIVDARKGKKSASQFENIHQLRLLYNRCLQWQFVNARSEDTLTFQKSSIESILYSVWKSIVQLRDSVTVRRIDVQLLQQELKLYYVLKEQIAYLQHWPKLEGENGSTLIGAIEALQACTLRLPVTSGAQADAVAVKNSISSAVDVMQALSSSILYLLSKVEGRTSLVSELSDMARQEKVALGECRELLATAAKLQVQESSLRTHLMQLKEGVLG; encoded by the exons ATGGATGCCGTGAAGACAGAGGGGAGGAAGGCCGCAGGTACCGTCGACTGCGCCTTGCGGCAGCCGCTGGTGCCACCGGAGAAGAACATTGCTGCTCCGGCAGGTCGGAGGAGGGAGGTGGCCTCCAGGTTCAAGTCCGGCGGCACGCCGGCGCCACAGGCTGCTGCTTCCTCGGTGAGGCGATGCACGTCTCCAAGTCTGAGCAGGGCTTCAGCAGCTGAAGGCACAGCATCGACAAACAGAGCACAGTCAGCTGAGAGGAGGAGGTCTTCCACGCCTTCTTCCAGCTCGACGCCgtccggtggtggtggcggcgctgcgtCGAGGCCCAGGACGCCGGTGCGTGTTGCGGCAGCCACCGAGGTACATGGCATCTCTCGTCGTGCAGCCAGTACAAAGCCCCCTGATGGCTTGTGGGCATCAGCTCGTAGCGTGCCTCCATTGCTTCAGAAGGAGTCCATGGCAATGGCAACCTCTGCCAAGAAGAGACACAAGCTTGCTGATGGCTCATCTTCTGACCAGACCAAGGTGCAGGCAAGAAACGTGACCGAGACTGAGAGGAAAAGAAGTCCTCTTAGAGGGAGGAACATTGGCAACCAATGTGAGAATGCTCGGCCATCAGAGACTCCAAACAAGAGGGTCGTTGAGCAACACCGATGGCCGGCGGCAATGATGGGTGGCCGTGGCTCTGCCGTCTTAACTTCGAGAAGCAATGGTGTTGCCAACACGCCTATCAGGTCAGTCACTCCATCAAACCCTACAAGGGGGCTTTCACCAAGGAGGATTTGTCCAGCTGAAGTCAAAGCCAATGGTCTGAATCAGCCATTGAACGGATTGGCAAAGAGATTGGCTACACATGAGAGCAGAAGAGAGGATAAGACAGAATCTGGTAGTGATGTTTCTTCACAGACATCAGAAAACTCTAAAGCTGCTACTCGCCCGAGCAGGACTCTGTCTTCACCTGTTCTACATCGCTCGTCGTCACCAAACAAGGTCTTGTCAGCTGCATCCCCTGCTTCTACAGCCTTTCAAAGTCCTTTGAGGACAAGGCCTTCGGCACCTTGCCGATCACGATGTTGTTCAACAAGTCAATCAGGCGTTGCACCTCTTGTGTTTAACTATATAGTTGATGCGAGGAAAGGGAAGAAGAGTGCAAGCCAGTTTGAGAATATTCACCAATTACGTCTGCTGTATAATAGATGCCTGCAGTGGCAGTTTGTAAATGCTCGTTCAGAAGATACACTAACCTTCCAAAAGAGTAGCATAGAG AGTATTCTTTACAGTGTGTGGAAAAGTATCGTGCAGCTGCGGGATTCTGTTACAGTCAGAAGAATTGATGTTCAACTCCTGCAACAAGAGCTCAAACTGTACTACGTTTTAAAAGAGCAG ATTGCTTATCTTCAACATTGGCCGAAACTAGAAGGAGAGAACGGTAGTACTTTGATTGGGGCTATTGAAGCTTTACAAGCATGCACACTTCGCCTTCCAGTTACATCAGGAGCACAG GCAGATGCTGTTGCAGTTAAGAATTCTATAAGCTCAGCGGTTGATGTTATGCAAGCTTTGAGTTCCTCAATTTTGTACCTCCTATCAAAG GTTGAAGGTAGGACGTCTTTGGTTTCTGAACTTTCAGACATGGCAAGGCAAGAAAAGGTTGCCCTTGGTGAGTGTAGAGAGCTCTTAGCTACGGCagcaaaactacag GTACAGGAGTCCAGCCTCCGTACTCATCTGATGCAACTGAAGGAAGGAGTTTTAGGATGA